One genomic segment of uncultured Desulfobacter sp. includes these proteins:
- a CDS encoding efflux RND transporter permease subunit → MNITQILLKRPVAVTVVTIAVLFVGLFSLKNLDVDYLPEITYPMIKVHAWWRGATPEEIETNVADPVERIIATVDNLDYMESSSIEGMYTLLVNFRYGVNVDTAYQDVLAAMGRVARKLPRSMDAPIVIKADPSQLPVMQLTISSDRYDLVWLRNWVDNWLGDRITTINGTAGVEAVGGLNREIRVHLDPERLAAYGISPATVVKLLDSENREAFSGRVTVKTREIIARTIAEFESLSEIRNLVVKRTPEGRVIYLKDIAEVLDSHEEMRVNTRFNGKPCVKLNVLKQAEANTVAVSRAVNEGLKQLKTEFPDGVSVNIVENQGTYVMGAIQSVESSAVLAAILVIFVVYLFLGRWRQVLVLVVALPVTLLANFFIMKMAGFSINLFSLGGLVVALGVILDNSIVVLENMTRLKEKGESQWAVKGVSEVGSAIIASTLTFLALFLPFLFVPGLSALLFKELVLVVAGIVIVSLIVALTLTPVLTRALIKGGESGKMSAIAGMFDRVMNTLTQVYSRILQACLTHKWKTVLACVFVFSAGIFLAGKDGSEFLPKVDDGRVMVKLKMPSGTAVSEIDRILTQLEEKIRDLPEIENIFTLAGGKVWGLYTYEIANEGELDVQLVPKSRRSISTEEFIKKIKPMVGKTQIPGAKIPVMQMKIKGIRKVGDQEVEIKIKGARIQPIFEFARETAARLKETPGLTNVTLSMDMSKPEYRIYVDRAKASALGITVKEAADTLQGLVQGTVATRYREGADYYDIRVMVPSEFLKSKFELENLIIKSNSDQPVYVKDIARIERSTGPVEIIREDQAKQIIVRADSQGISVGEAVARAESAVYQIQKSAGVSFEMGGQAKMMADNRKAMGIIFGFAVLFAYVILAIQFESFLLPMLMMINIPLSLTGAFLALYLTATPIGVTVLIGLIVMMGGITSQGVVLLSLAESFRSQGYPAAAAVGLAAPLRIRPILMTQLTTILGLVPLALNLGSGGDMLQPMAIAVIGGLTYSLMLTLLFLPAAYSIAMDRKEKWERARISGRST, encoded by the coding sequence ATGAACATCACCCAGATACTTTTAAAACGGCCGGTTGCTGTCACCGTTGTCACAATTGCCGTTTTGTTTGTGGGCCTTTTCAGCCTGAAAAATCTGGATGTGGACTATTTGCCAGAGATTACCTACCCGATGATAAAAGTCCACGCCTGGTGGCGGGGGGCGACCCCGGAGGAGATTGAAACCAATGTGGCCGATCCTGTGGAGCGGATTATTGCCACAGTGGACAACCTGGATTACATGGAATCGTCAAGTATCGAGGGCATGTATACCCTGCTGGTCAATTTCCGGTACGGGGTGAACGTTGACACGGCATACCAGGATGTCCTGGCAGCCATGGGGCGAGTGGCACGAAAACTGCCCCGCAGCATGGATGCGCCGATTGTTATCAAGGCAGACCCTTCCCAGCTGCCCGTAATGCAATTGACCATCTCATCGGACCGGTACGATCTGGTATGGCTCAGGAACTGGGTGGACAACTGGCTCGGTGACAGGATCACCACCATCAACGGTACTGCAGGAGTGGAAGCAGTGGGAGGCCTTAACCGGGAGATCAGGGTCCATCTTGATCCAGAGCGACTGGCTGCTTACGGAATTTCACCGGCAACCGTGGTAAAGCTGCTGGACAGTGAAAATCGGGAAGCCTTTTCCGGCAGAGTTACCGTCAAAACAAGGGAAATCATCGCCCGGACTATTGCAGAGTTCGAGAGCCTGTCCGAGATCCGGAATCTTGTGGTGAAAAGGACACCCGAAGGCCGGGTTATTTATCTTAAAGATATTGCCGAGGTTTTGGACAGTCATGAGGAAATGAGGGTCAATACCCGGTTCAACGGAAAACCCTGTGTAAAACTCAACGTGCTCAAGCAGGCTGAAGCCAACACCGTAGCAGTGTCCCGTGCCGTAAATGAGGGGCTTAAGCAATTAAAAACCGAATTTCCGGACGGCGTATCCGTTAATATTGTGGAAAACCAGGGCACCTATGTGATGGGTGCCATCCAAAGTGTGGAAAGCTCCGCCGTTCTGGCGGCCATTCTGGTAATTTTTGTGGTGTATCTTTTTCTGGGGCGCTGGCGTCAGGTCCTTGTCTTGGTTGTGGCCCTGCCAGTAACTCTTCTGGCCAACTTTTTTATCATGAAAATGGCCGGGTTTTCCATCAACCTCTTTTCTCTGGGGGGGCTTGTGGTGGCTTTGGGGGTTATTTTGGACAATTCCATCGTTGTTCTGGAAAACATGACCCGCCTGAAAGAAAAGGGGGAATCCCAATGGGCCGTAAAGGGCGTGTCTGAAGTTGGTTCCGCAATTATCGCTTCGACATTGACCTTTCTGGCTTTGTTCCTGCCTTTTCTGTTTGTGCCGGGGCTGAGCGCTCTGTTGTTCAAAGAACTTGTACTGGTGGTTGCAGGTATTGTTATCGTCAGCCTGATTGTCGCACTGACGTTGACACCGGTTTTGACGCGGGCACTGATCAAAGGCGGCGAATCGGGGAAAATGTCAGCCATTGCCGGCATGTTTGACAGGGTCATGAATACCCTGACTCAGGTTTACAGCCGAATTTTGCAAGCCTGTCTGACTCATAAATGGAAAACCGTGCTGGCATGTGTTTTTGTTTTTTCCGCTGGCATCTTCCTGGCCGGAAAGGACGGCTCTGAATTTTTACCCAAGGTGGATGACGGCCGGGTGATGGTTAAGTTGAAAATGCCTTCCGGAACCGCTGTTTCGGAAATCGACCGTATTTTGACGCAATTGGAAGAAAAGATACGGGATCTGCCTGAAATTGAGAATATTTTTACCCTTGCCGGCGGAAAAGTATGGGGACTTTATACTTATGAAATCGCCAACGAAGGCGAGCTGGATGTTCAATTGGTTCCCAAGTCCCGGCGATCCATATCCACCGAAGAGTTCATTAAAAAAATTAAACCCATGGTGGGTAAAACCCAGATCCCGGGAGCCAAAATTCCGGTGATGCAGATGAAGATTAAAGGCATCCGGAAGGTTGGAGACCAAGAGGTGGAAATCAAGATTAAAGGGGCACGTATCCAGCCTATTTTCGAGTTTGCCCGGGAAACGGCTGCCAGGCTTAAAGAAACACCTGGACTGACCAATGTGACCCTGTCTATGGACATGAGCAAGCCCGAATACCGCATCTATGTTGACCGGGCAAAGGCATCTGCCCTGGGAATTACGGTAAAAGAGGCAGCAGACACTTTGCAGGGACTGGTTCAGGGAACCGTGGCAACCCGCTACAGAGAAGGGGCTGACTACTACGATATCCGTGTGATGGTCCCCTCGGAATTTTTAAAAAGCAAATTTGAACTTGAAAACCTGATTATCAAGAGCAATTCCGATCAACCGGTCTATGTCAAGGATATTGCCCGGATTGAACGCTCCACGGGTCCCGTGGAAATCATCCGTGAAGACCAGGCCAAACAGATCATCGTCCGGGCGGACTCCCAGGGCATCAGTGTTGGGGAGGCTGTGGCACGAGCCGAATCCGCTGTTTACCAGATTCAAAAGTCTGCCGGTGTCTCCTTTGAGATGGGCGGTCAGGCCAAAATGATGGCTGACAATCGAAAAGCCATGGGAATTATCTTTGGATTTGCCGTGCTTTTTGCCTATGTAATTCTGGCCATACAGTTTGAATCATTTCTGTTGCCCATGCTCATGATGATCAACATCCCCCTGTCTCTGACCGGTGCTTTTCTGGCACTTTACCTGACCGCTACCCCCATCGGCGTAACCGTTTTGATCGGCCTCATCGTCATGATGGGAGGTATTACCTCACAGGGTGTAGTGCTGCTTTCCCTGGCAGAGTCATTTCGGTCCCAGGGATATCCTGCTGCGGCAGCGGTTGGACTGGCAGCTCCGTTAAGAATCCGGCCCATTTTAATGACCCAGCTGACAACAATTTTAGGGCTTGTGCCCTTGGCCCTGAATCTGGGTTCAGGAGGAGATATGCTGCAACCCATGGCTATTGCCGTTATCGGCGGGTTGACATATTCGCTCATGTTGACCCTGCTTTTTCTGCCTGCGGCATACAGCATTGCCATGGACAGGAAAGAAAAATGGGAAAGGGCTCGGATATCCGGCCGATCAACTTAA
- a CDS encoding Spy/CpxP family protein refolding chaperone, protein MKNLITLILLAGSQAMAWPGSGHSGAGPGNGYACNRADLDLTPEQSVQLLKLRTVFIKAVTPFQNQMITLRSELQMLWNAAQPDKEKIFAKEKEMSDLRGKISEIRTTYQLDCRAVLTPEQLTRTRLAEKGHGTNGHHNRAW, encoded by the coding sequence ATGAAAAACCTAATCACACTCATCCTTTTGGCCGGTTCCCAAGCCATGGCCTGGCCCGGCAGCGGTCACTCCGGTGCGGGACCCGGAAATGGATATGCCTGCAACAGGGCCGACCTGGACCTGACCCCGGAGCAGTCCGTTCAACTGCTAAAGCTTAGGACGGTATTCATCAAGGCCGTGACACCTTTCCAGAATCAGATGATCACGCTGCGTTCCGAGCTGCAGATGCTATGGAACGCAGCCCAGCCGGACAAGGAAAAAATTTTTGCCAAAGAAAAAGAGATGTCGGATCTCAGGGGCAAAATTTCTGAAATCCGCACAACCTATCAGCTGGATTGCAGGGCGGTCCTTACGCCGGAGCAGCTGACCCGGACTCGTTTGGCGGAAAAAGGCCACGGCACCAATGGGCATCACAACAGAGCCTGGTAA
- a CDS encoding tetratricopeptide repeat protein, translated as MVKKQLKTKKTTRPLKSAGGKQSTIWLSILLVTISFIGGTVFSSFKLSRTAAPVSPPAGTTPAADFNTLKKRAIENKQNADVWTQLGNAYFDANQYQNAIDAYEKSVAIDPGNPDVITDLGVMYRRSNQPEKAVEMFSRAMAADPGHEVSRMNKGIVLLHDLKDRPAAMKAWKELLGINPLATFGGGQSVDRVVWEYEQERK; from the coding sequence ATGGTCAAAAAGCAATTAAAAACAAAGAAAACAACCAGGCCATTAAAATCGGCAGGCGGAAAACAATCCACGATCTGGCTGTCCATCCTGCTTGTCACAATTAGTTTTATCGGCGGCACTGTATTCAGCAGTTTCAAGCTTTCCAGGACAGCCGCCCCGGTATCCCCGCCTGCCGGAACGACACCGGCAGCTGATTTTAATACGCTGAAAAAAAGGGCGATAGAAAACAAACAGAATGCAGATGTCTGGACCCAACTGGGCAATGCCTATTTTGATGCCAACCAGTATCAAAACGCCATTGACGCCTATGAAAAATCCGTTGCCATTGATCCGGGGAATCCCGATGTCATCACAGATCTTGGCGTCATGTACCGCCGCAGCAACCAGCCTGAAAAAGCCGTTGAAATGTTCAGCAGGGCAATGGCTGCTGATCCGGGGCATGAAGTGTCACGGATGAACAAAGGTATTGTGCTGCTCCATGATCTGAAAGACAGACCGGCAGCCATGAAAGCCTGGAAAGAACTTCTCGGGATCAATCCGTTAGCCACTTTTGGCGGCGGACAATCTGTGGATCGTGTGGTCTGGGAATACGAGCAGGAACGCAAATAA
- a CDS encoding TolC family protein has protein sequence MIGKKMGMASNRALRVLVVLFCIGTGVVNAEPDPQMSLELCVETALLNNPYLLSLKEQVKGAEYDVTIAEGRRWPSLHFNAAESLYSDDTRLFSASYNGEKGVFGKDMTDLGLILQLPLYTGGQLSSGTAATRHNREAFEYTLLRASQILEFDVAQTVYKILGQVKQLESIMFSQQVLKQDKERIQAMVDARKAARVDLLRVDVRLAKIDQARVSAENSLYGAWQELFRLMGKNNPLPPTLPEIDGSLLPVPSLPDTGDALEKALENRPDIKALDSRVAAQKQKAASARGKALPQISLKGSYGYRFMADPNDYTQGTDDSDFRGSIGVNLDLPLFEGGRIRAEIHREQALLASIENQRHSLGLLVQKEVRTAVLYMTSAMQRVNTQKTAVAQARDALAIEQEKYRLGKGTILDVLDAQNAMLEIETEYYRAAADYHTAVAEFDLTRGGAK, from the coding sequence ATGATTGGAAAAAAAATGGGAATGGCATCCAACAGGGCATTACGCGTTCTGGTGGTTTTGTTCTGCATTGGTACAGGCGTTGTAAATGCCGAACCAGACCCACAGATGTCTTTGGAATTGTGTGTTGAAACAGCGCTTCTCAACAACCCCTATCTTCTATCCCTAAAGGAACAGGTCAAAGGGGCGGAATACGATGTAACGATTGCCGAGGGCCGACGATGGCCTTCCCTTCATTTTAATGCCGCAGAGTCCTTGTACTCCGATGACACAAGATTGTTTTCGGCAAGTTACAATGGAGAAAAAGGGGTTTTCGGCAAAGATATGACGGATCTGGGCTTGATCCTTCAACTGCCGCTTTATACCGGGGGGCAGTTAAGCAGCGGAACTGCTGCAACCAGGCATAACCGTGAAGCATTTGAGTATACGCTTCTAAGAGCATCCCAGATTCTTGAATTTGATGTAGCCCAGACCGTGTACAAGATTCTTGGTCAGGTCAAACAGCTTGAAAGCATCATGTTTTCCCAACAGGTGTTGAAGCAGGATAAAGAGCGCATCCAGGCAATGGTTGACGCCAGAAAGGCGGCCAGGGTGGATCTGCTCAGAGTGGATGTGCGGCTGGCAAAAATTGACCAGGCCCGGGTAAGTGCTGAAAACAGTTTATATGGCGCATGGCAGGAACTGTTTCGTCTGATGGGGAAAAATAACCCATTGCCCCCCACGCTTCCTGAAATTGACGGCAGTCTGCTTCCTGTCCCGTCCCTGCCGGACACCGGTGATGCCCTGGAAAAAGCACTGGAAAACCGGCCGGATATAAAGGCTCTGGACAGCAGGGTGGCGGCCCAGAAACAGAAAGCGGCTTCAGCCCGGGGCAAAGCCTTGCCGCAGATCTCCTTAAAAGGAAGTTACGGATACCGGTTTATGGCTGATCCCAATGACTATACCCAGGGGACGGATGATTCTGATTTCAGAGGAAGCATCGGGGTGAACCTGGATCTCCCGCTGTTTGAAGGGGGGCGAATCCGGGCTGAGATTCACCGTGAGCAGGCGCTGCTGGCATCCATTGAAAATCAGCGGCACTCCCTTGGCCTTCTGGTTCAAAAGGAGGTTCGTACGGCTGTGCTATATATGACATCCGCCATGCAGCGGGTCAATACCCAGAAAACCGCCGTGGCCCAGGCCAGGGACGCCCTTGCCATTGAACAGGAAAAGTACCGCCTGGGCAAAGGAACGATTTTGGATGTTCTGGATGCCCAGAATGCCATGCTGGAAATTGAAACCGAATATTACCGGGCTGCGGCTGATTACCACACGGCTGTTGCCGAATTTGACCTTACCAGGGGAGGCGCCAAATGA
- a CDS encoding heterodisulfide reductase-related iron-sulfur binding cluster, whose protein sequence is MTTPAESIIQEIFNKCAGTSGCEVCRSHMEEDCLFFPELYELHDEFVEKRQRIPNNRLNELINLCTFCGLCPCQDIRMLILKAKAALANKSGLPLSSKILADAQSAGRLGNLFNNTVNFITQSKGISFCFKKKLKVHQDRQLPKLPKQDFFSWVKKTESGFIKKKPKQRVHKVVYFTGCSAGYFFPEVGKATINLLEKLGADVLVPEQHCCSMPLLMEGQKGKALDKIQANVSTLVRFIRNGYKIVCSCPTCGYFFKKLLLENAYLSDAAQEKLHSDDNIMKVPLGSDKFISLPKKTYGKILKDDGYFSSINPLDRIDLANAVVDLGEYLLSFQRKDKSIFGIEDIQTPLMYFAPCHQREQEIGQPYLKIFSTISGTDIIQVGGALNCCGMGGHLGYKKSFYQAAQKIGNPLFEKFRNEKHRTIITDCLSCRIQFQHELPMDIYHPVQLLQMQQDSV, encoded by the coding sequence ATGACAACACCAGCGGAATCAATCATCCAGGAAATTTTTAATAAATGCGCCGGAACATCTGGGTGCGAAGTCTGCAGATCGCATATGGAGGAAGATTGCCTGTTCTTCCCTGAACTCTATGAGTTGCATGACGAGTTTGTCGAAAAAAGGCAGCGTATTCCAAACAACAGGTTAAACGAGTTAATAAATTTGTGTACCTTCTGCGGTTTATGCCCTTGTCAGGATATCCGGATGCTGATTCTCAAAGCAAAGGCGGCTCTTGCGAATAAAAGCGGTTTGCCTCTCTCGTCCAAGATTCTTGCTGATGCTCAAAGTGCAGGCCGATTGGGAAATCTGTTTAACAATACAGTAAATTTTATAACTCAGAGTAAAGGGATATCCTTTTGTTTTAAAAAAAAACTTAAGGTTCATCAAGACAGACAATTGCCTAAACTCCCAAAACAGGATTTTTTTTCTTGGGTTAAAAAGACAGAATCTGGATTTATAAAAAAGAAACCGAAACAAAGGGTTCACAAAGTAGTATATTTTACTGGTTGCAGTGCCGGATATTTTTTCCCGGAAGTCGGCAAAGCCACGATCAATCTTCTTGAAAAACTGGGGGCGGATGTGCTTGTGCCTGAACAGCACTGCTGCAGTATGCCATTATTGATGGAAGGGCAGAAAGGGAAAGCATTGGACAAAATCCAGGCAAATGTTTCTACTTTGGTCAGGTTTATAAGGAATGGATACAAGATAGTTTGCTCATGTCCAACCTGCGGATATTTTTTCAAGAAACTGCTTTTGGAAAATGCGTATCTTTCAGATGCAGCCCAAGAAAAACTGCACTCCGACGACAATATAATGAAAGTTCCCTTAGGGTCTGATAAGTTCATCTCTCTTCCGAAAAAAACATATGGAAAGATTTTGAAAGATGACGGTTATTTTTCATCAATTAATCCACTGGACAGAATTGATCTGGCAAACGCTGTAGTTGATCTTGGTGAGTACCTTTTATCCTTTCAGAGAAAGGATAAATCCATCTTCGGTATAGAAGACATTCAGACCCCTTTGATGTATTTCGCACCCTGTCATCAAAGAGAGCAGGAAATAGGACAACCTTATCTTAAAATTTTTTCAACCATTTCCGGAACAGACATTATTCAGGTAGGTGGTGCTCTTAATTGTTGCGGTATGGGAGGTCATCTGGGATATAAAAAATCATTTTATCAAGCCGCACAGAAAATCGGCAACCCCTTATTTGAAAAATTTAGAAATGAAAAACACCGCACTATCATAACAGATTGTTTAAGTTGCAGAATCCAGTTTCAACATGAACTGCCCATGGATATATATCATCCTGTCCAACTTCTACAAATGCAGCAAGATTCTGTCTAA
- a CDS encoding metalloregulator ArsR/SmtB family transcription factor, whose translation MDKTLSVIKSISDKNRLRILSVLLVHTELCACQITEFLGVTGATTSRHLGLMVNAGVLKNRKQGRWVYFRINMEEPSLTALLGWVKNRIETSQQVKEDLEALKQILHLSCEALSQK comes from the coding sequence ATGGACAAAACACTTTCCGTAATCAAATCAATATCAGATAAAAATAGACTCAGAATTTTAAGCGTTTTGCTGGTGCATACTGAATTATGTGCCTGTCAGATCACCGAATTCCTGGGGGTTACCGGAGCGACTACCTCCAGGCATCTGGGGTTGATGGTGAATGCAGGGGTTTTGAAAAATCGTAAGCAGGGCAGATGGGTATATTTCCGAATAAACATGGAAGAACCGTCTTTAACTGCTCTTCTTGGATGGGTAAAAAATAGAATCGAAACATCCCAGCAGGTAAAAGAGGACCTGGAAGCATTAAAACAGATATTGCATCTTTCCTGTGAAGCGTTAAGTCAAAAATAA
- a CDS encoding efflux RND transporter periplasmic adaptor subunit, with the protein MIRYLSLFFMCLTLTTVLGCDEPDGMAQTESKKSKDMSALVEVVTARKQSISRQLELTGDVAATRMVVIQAGVEGPLAFLPWREGDRVTKGEVLVKIDRPMYQAEMQAAMAAVEVARARLADLRAGARSEEKNKAAQKVRELESLAQFTVKDKDRVDRLVKIGALPEEALEKAFLAGIKADADLAAARDTYQILKKGPTKDDIDVQKALVKEAEAKLSIAGAKLSECTIRAPFDGIILQVNATVGDFAQARSPLLKIMDSSSVVVRFSVPESESNLQDRTLPVYVSFDALGGQPHPASIARVFPQIDLKTRTRMVEVIPDNVKELVPGMFARVKIVTQRASDTVVLPEKAVVAMGNGSTAVFVFKNNIAQKRKVRLGIEEASCIQIMEGIQEGEQVIVAGQEKLKPGTRVKLTSQQGSFPCANGNKERKAS; encoded by the coding sequence ATGATACGCTATTTATCTTTATTTTTTATGTGTTTGACATTAACAACGGTTCTGGGGTGTGACGAACCGGATGGCATGGCCCAGACCGAGAGCAAAAAGTCAAAGGACATGTCCGCCCTGGTGGAAGTTGTCACCGCCCGCAAACAGTCCATATCAAGACAGCTGGAACTGACCGGGGATGTGGCCGCCACCCGAATGGTGGTTATTCAGGCCGGGGTTGAAGGCCCCCTTGCCTTTCTTCCATGGCGGGAGGGCGACCGTGTAACCAAGGGGGAAGTGCTTGTTAAAATTGACCGGCCCATGTATCAGGCAGAAATGCAGGCAGCCATGGCTGCGGTTGAAGTTGCCCGGGCAAGGCTTGCGGATCTTCGGGCCGGGGCAAGGTCAGAAGAAAAAAATAAGGCCGCCCAGAAGGTCCGTGAACTTGAATCCCTTGCTCAATTTACAGTTAAAGACAAAGACCGGGTGGACAGGCTGGTCAAAATCGGGGCCTTACCGGAAGAGGCCCTCGAAAAAGCATTTCTGGCCGGCATTAAGGCGGATGCGGATCTGGCCGCTGCCCGGGATACTTATCAGATTCTCAAGAAAGGCCCGACAAAGGATGATATTGATGTCCAGAAAGCCCTGGTAAAAGAGGCGGAGGCCAAACTCTCCATTGCCGGGGCAAAGCTTTCGGAATGCACCATAAGGGCACCCTTTGACGGTATTATTCTTCAGGTGAATGCCACTGTGGGCGATTTTGCCCAGGCACGTTCGCCATTGCTGAAGATCATGGACAGTTCCTCTGTGGTTGTCCGGTTCAGTGTTCCGGAATCCGAATCAAACCTGCAGGACAGAACCCTGCCCGTTTATGTCTCCTTTGACGCCCTTGGCGGTCAACCCCATCCGGCTTCCATTGCCAGAGTCTTTCCGCAAATAGATCTTAAAACCCGGACCCGTATGGTGGAAGTCATACCTGATAACGTCAAGGAGCTGGTTCCAGGCATGTTCGCCCGGGTGAAAATTGTCACTCAAAGGGCCTCTGATACGGTTGTACTCCCTGAAAAGGCCGTTGTGGCCATGGGAAACGGCAGCACTGCCGTGTTCGTTTTTAAAAATAATATTGCACAGAAACGCAAGGTTCGACTGGGCATTGAAGAAGCGTCCTGCATTCAGATTATGGAAGGTATACAGGAAGGCGAACAGGTGATTGTCGCCGGACAGGAAAAACTCAAGCCCGGCACCCGGGTTAAATTAACCTCACAGCAAGGCAGCTTCCCCTGCGCCAATGGGAATAAAGAGAGGAAAGCATCATGA